The DNA region TGGATGATCTGGCAGGGACGTCAGGAGCCAAAACAGGAGAAAGGGGAGAAAAAAGAGGGCAAAGGGAAAAAACTCAAAGAAAAATTCTCGGGTGAATCAGAAAAGTTAAAAGGCAAAGAAGGAGAGTTCAAGGAGGGGATGGAGGAAAAAAAGAAAGAGTATAGTCAAAGGTCAGGGGAGCTAAAGCAGCAAACCCAAAATGCCTATAAGAGAGCTTACGAAAAGACCGATTCTGCTCTTCACGAAAATCCTCTTCTGTTTGGAGCTTCAGCATTGCTGGGCGGAGTGCTTTTGGGACTATTGTTGCCGGAAACCCAAAAGGAGAAGGAAATTGCTGGTGAAAAATCCCATGAGGTTATTGAAAAGGTAAAAGAGAAGGGGGTTGAGCAGGAGAAATCAGTCTCACAAAAGCTTGACACAGGGCTGGAGCCAAAAAAGGAAGACATTGGACCCATCGAGCCAGAATAGCTTAGCTTTTTTTGTGTATCTTTAAGTACCTGAGCCCGGAAATTTTGCCACATATTTTTCCGGGCTCTTTTTTTTGCGCCTTGCATGGCATTTCTGTTATTTGTTACTACCTCTTCGAGTGTCCCCCCTCCCTGTAAATTTGATATTTGAGTTGTCACACGGTATGCTGACTAACAGTCAATAACAGTTTAGAAGAGTCGCTTGATTTTTTGCTTAATTCCTTCCATTCTGCTGTTCGGATCATTTGACAGTGAAAGTCGGGTGTTTTTGTTTGCCTGTCTTTTGTGCCTCCCCATCCCTAAGGTATAATCCTTGCTCACCTCTCTTTATATACAACATCGAATTGCAAAACATTGATGAGGTGAGTTTTGAATCATAGCCACAGCAACCATCATAATCATAACAGCCACGGAGATCACCACACTTCCATGGTAGCTGATTTCAGGCGCCGTTTTTGGATTGCACTGATTATTACCATCCCCATTCTTGCCCTTTCACCTATGATTCAGCAATTCCTTGGTATAAGAGAGGTGATGCAGTTTCCGGGGGATCAGTTTGTTTTGTTCCTCCTTTCCGCATTTCTTTACTTCTGGTGCGGAAAGCCGTTTCTGACCGGTATTGCAAATGAAATCAGAAAGCGGGATTTTGGCATGATGACCCTTATTGCCATAGCAATCTCTGTTGCCTTTTTTTACAGTGCAGCGGTGACTTTTGGTCTGCCCGGTGAAACGTTGTACTGGGAGCTTGCCACACTCATAACAATCATGCTTCTTGGACACTGGCTTGAGATGCGTTCTGTTTCGGGGGCTTCCCGTGCACTGGAATCGCTGGTCAAACTTATGCCTTCAGTGGCACACAGAGTAGACCAATCCGGAAACATGCAGGATGTGCCTGTGGCAGGCTTGTCACCGGGGGAGACGGTACTTGTCAGGCCAGGGGAAAAAATACCTGTTGACGGTATGGTTACAGACGGACAGTCTTCTGTAAATGAAGCTATGATTACCGGAGAGTCGCTTCCTGTGAATAAAAAGAAGGATATGGAAGTGGTGGGCGGAGCGGTAAACGGTGAGGGATCCCTGAAGGTAAAGGTTACAAAAACAGGAAAAGACTCCTATCTCTCCCAAATGGTAAAACTGGTGGAAGAGTCGCAGCAGGGTAAGTCAAAAACTCAGGTTCTTGCCAACAGGGCTGCAGTATGGCTTACAATCGTAGCTCTTTTAGGAGGAACTGTCACGATCCTTATCTGGTTTTTCATTGCAGGGGCGCCTTTTCCATTTGCCATTGAGAGAACGGTGACGGTGATGGTAATTGCCTGTCCCCATGCACTGGGTCTTGCCATACCGCTGGTTATTGCGGTCTCCACATCTCTTTCTGCCTCAAAGGGGCTGTTAATTAAAAAGCGGCCTGCATTTGAACAGGCCAAAAAAATTCAGGCGGTGTTGTTTGATAAAACCGGAACACTCACCGAAGGAAAATTTGGAGTGACAGATATTGTATCACTGGACAAAAATTTTGACGAACAGAAAGTTTTACTCTGGGCGGCTTCTGTGGAGGAGCATTCGGAGCACCCCATTGCCAGAGCGATTGCCGACAGTGTAAAAGAGAAAAAGAGTGTTTCTCAATTTGAGGCAATTTCCGGAAGAGGGGCAAAGGGGAAGGTGGAAGGAAAGCAGGTTCTGGTGGTGAGTCCCGCTTATGTTAAAGATGCGGGCATAAATTACAGAGAGAATCCTGCACTTACCAAACTGCTTGAAAGTGGTAAAACTGTAGTTTTTCTGATTATTGAAAAGAATGTTTCAGGGGCAATTGCTCTTATGGATATAATTCGTCCCGAATCCAGGGAAGCTATTAGCAGGCTCAATGCAATGGGAATTAAAACCATGATGATAACGGGTGATAACAAGAGGGTAGCATCATGGGCTGCGCAGGAAATGGGAATCGATGAATTTTTCGCAGAGGTTCTTCCTGAGCAGAAGGTTGAAAAAATTAAAGAGGTTCAAAACAGAGGGCTGTTTACCGCCATGGTAGGGGATGGAATCAATGATGCTCCTGCGCTGGCAACCGCCGATATCGGTATCGCCATTGGCGCAGGAACAGAAGTGGCGGCTGAAACCGCAGATATAATTCTGGTGAGAAACGATCCCCGGGATGTGGTATCAGTTCTTAATCTTTCAAGAGCTACCTACAGAAAAATGATTCAGAACCTGTTCTGGGCTACCGGGTATAATGTTTTTGCTATTCCGTTGGCTGCAGGGGTGTTGTATGG from Chitinispirillum alkaliphilum includes:
- a CDS encoding Lead, cadmium, zinc and mercury transporting ATPase, producing the protein MVADFRRRFWIALIITIPILALSPMIQQFLGIREVMQFPGDQFVLFLLSAFLYFWCGKPFLTGIANEIRKRDFGMMTLIAIAISVAFFYSAAVTFGLPGETLYWELATLITIMLLGHWLEMRSVSGASRALESLVKLMPSVAHRVDQSGNMQDVPVAGLSPGETVLVRPGEKIPVDGMVTDGQSSVNEAMITGESLPVNKKKDMEVVGGAVNGEGSLKVKVTKTGKDSYLSQMVKLVEESQQGKSKTQVLANRAAVWLTIVALLGGTVTILIWFFIAGAPFPFAIERTVTVMVIACPHALGLAIPLVIAVSTSLSASKGLLIKKRPAFEQAKKIQAVLFDKTGTLTEGKFGVTDIVSLDKNFDEQKVLLWAASVEEHSEHPIARAIADSVKEKKSVSQFEAISGRGAKGKVEGKQVLVVSPAYVKDAGINYRENPALTKLLESGKTVVFLIIEKNVSGAIALMDIIRPESREAISRLNAMGIKTMMITGDNKRVASWAAQEMGIDEFFAEVLPEQKVEKIKEVQNRGLFTAMVGDGINDAPALATADIGIAIGAGTEVAAETADIILVRNDPRDVVSVLNLSRATYRKMIQNLFWATGYNVFAIPLAAGVLYGWGIILSPAVGAALMSLSTIIVAVNAKYLKVE